The following coding sequences lie in one Manis pentadactyla isolate mManPen7 chromosome 19, mManPen7.hap1, whole genome shotgun sequence genomic window:
- the FCRL6 gene encoding Fc receptor-like protein 6 isoform X5, with translation MMLWVAVLLSAPCVGNRALLTLQARPHLVFEGDALTLRCQGRKHAVLSHVRFYKDGSYLPSSEERPSLTLGTATAASSGRYSCTAQVTYVLYVGTQTSETIMVQVRGGQALTGWGPHPELYIPEVRAEHSGCYRCKAALRAGLFQKDSPLLEIRVWGPDPVSRPVLTLRPPHASLTVGHMVELRCEAKRGTPPILYTFYLDGRILGNRSAPRGGAISFLFPMMSEQDAGNYSCQAENSISKESSKPETLCLDGPQVPSAPPSSNRLAPWLSAVLLGVAVTAAALLRYFTPWRKNASRSPPSSLLSKGPQQIVPSHLLGPLPAQNLPPAPGEEQDALYVNVCYQNEKDEGIIYSEVCVVQNNNRAWPSESTSEAEVQSMSTIYQDPPRSL, from the exons ATGATGCTCTGGGTGGCAGTGCTGCTGTCCG CTCCCTGTGTTGGGAACAGAG CCTTGCTGACCCTCCAAGCCCGGCCGCACCTGGTGTTTGAAGGAGATGCCCTGACCCTGCGATGCCAGGGAAGGAAGCATGCGGTCCTGTCCCACGTGAGGTTTTACAAAGACGGAAGTTACCTCCCATCTTCTGAGGAACGCCCTTCTCTGACCCTGGGGACAGCCACAGCAGCAAGCAGTGGCCGGTACAGCTGCACAGCACAGGTGACCTATGTCCTGTACGTGGGCACACAAACCTCAGAGACTATCATGGTTCAAGTCCGAG GTGGTCAGGCCTTGACGGGCTGGGGCCCCCACCCAGAACTCTATATCCCAGAAGTCCGGGCGGAACACTCTGGGTGTTACAGGTGTAAGGCCGCCCTTAGGGCTGGGCTGTTCCAGAAGGACAGCCCCCTGCTGGAGATCAGGGTGTGGG GCCCAGATCCTGTGTCCCGCCCTGTGCTCACCCTGAGACCGCCGCATGCCAGCCTCACTGTGGGGCACATGGTGGAGCTCCGCTGTGAGGCCAAGAGGGGCACCCCTCCAATCCTGTACACGTTCTACCTGGACGGGAGGATCCTGGGGAACCGCTCCGCTCCCCGTGGAggtgccatctccttcctcttcccaaTGATGTCGGAGCAGGATGCGGGGAACTACTCCTGCCAGGCAGAGAACAGCATCTCCAAAGAGTCAAGCAAGCCAGAGACACTCTGCCTGGATG GTCCTCAGGTCCCGTCTGCACCCCCAAGCAGCAACAGGCTGGCTCCTTGGCTGTCTGCAGTCCTGCTGGGCGTGGCGGTCACCGCCGCTGCACTTCTGCGCTATTTCACACCGTGGAGAAAAAACG CCTCTCGGTCCCCACCATCCAGCCTGCTCTCCAAGGGACCTCAGCAAATTGTGCCTTCGCATCTCCTAGGGCCCCTGCCAGCCCAGaatctgcccccagccccaggtgaAGAGCAGGACGCACTGTATGTCAACG tttgTTACCAGAATGAGAAGGATGAAGGCATTATCTACTCGGAGGTGTGTGTAGTCCAAAATAACAACAGAG CCTGGCCTTCAGAGTCAACTTCTGAGGCAGAG GTCCAGTCCATGTCCACAATATACCAGGACCCTCCCAGGAGCCTCTGA
- the FCRL6 gene encoding Fc receptor-like protein 6 isoform X2: MMLWVAVLLSAPCVGNRALLTLQARPHLVFEGDALTLRCQGRKHAVLSHVRFYKDGSYLPSSEERPSLTLGTATAASSGRYSCTAQVTYVLYVGTQTSETIMVQVRALFPPPVLSTIPFSGPRVGSPLTLRCRTQLLAQRPASSLLFSFYKGGQALTGWGPHPELYIPEVRAEHSGCYRCKAALRAGLFQKDSPLLEIRVWDPVSRPVLTLRPPHASLTVGHMVELRCEAKRGTPPILYTFYLDGRILGNRSAPRGGAISFLFPMMSEQDAGNYSCQAENSISKESSKPETLCLDGPQVPSAPPSSNRLAPWLSAVLLGVAVTAAALLRYFTPWRKNASRSPPSSLLSKGPQQIVPSHLLGPLPAQNLPPAPGEEQDALYVNVCYQNEKDEGIIYSEVCVVQNNNRAWPSESTSEAEVQSMSTIYQDPPRSL, encoded by the exons ATGATGCTCTGGGTGGCAGTGCTGCTGTCCG CTCCCTGTGTTGGGAACAGAG CCTTGCTGACCCTCCAAGCCCGGCCGCACCTGGTGTTTGAAGGAGATGCCCTGACCCTGCGATGCCAGGGAAGGAAGCATGCGGTCCTGTCCCACGTGAGGTTTTACAAAGACGGAAGTTACCTCCCATCTTCTGAGGAACGCCCTTCTCTGACCCTGGGGACAGCCACAGCAGCAAGCAGTGGCCGGTACAGCTGCACAGCACAGGTGACCTATGTCCTGTACGTGGGCACACAAACCTCAGAGACTATCATGGTTCAAGTCCGAG CGCTGTTCCCCCCTCCTGTGCTGAGCACCATCCCCTTTTCTGGACCCCGTGTGGGGAGCCCGCTGACCCTGAGATGCCGGACACAGCTGCTCGCCCAGAGACCGGCCTCCTCGCTCCTCTTCTCCTTCTACAAAGGTGGTCAGGCCTTGACGGGCTGGGGCCCCCACCCAGAACTCTATATCCCAGAAGTCCGGGCGGAACACTCTGGGTGTTACAGGTGTAAGGCCGCCCTTAGGGCTGGGCTGTTCCAGAAGGACAGCCCCCTGCTGGAGATCAGGGTGTGGG ATCCTGTGTCCCGCCCTGTGCTCACCCTGAGACCGCCGCATGCCAGCCTCACTGTGGGGCACATGGTGGAGCTCCGCTGTGAGGCCAAGAGGGGCACCCCTCCAATCCTGTACACGTTCTACCTGGACGGGAGGATCCTGGGGAACCGCTCCGCTCCCCGTGGAggtgccatctccttcctcttcccaaTGATGTCGGAGCAGGATGCGGGGAACTACTCCTGCCAGGCAGAGAACAGCATCTCCAAAGAGTCAAGCAAGCCAGAGACACTCTGCCTGGATG GTCCTCAGGTCCCGTCTGCACCCCCAAGCAGCAACAGGCTGGCTCCTTGGCTGTCTGCAGTCCTGCTGGGCGTGGCGGTCACCGCCGCTGCACTTCTGCGCTATTTCACACCGTGGAGAAAAAACG CCTCTCGGTCCCCACCATCCAGCCTGCTCTCCAAGGGACCTCAGCAAATTGTGCCTTCGCATCTCCTAGGGCCCCTGCCAGCCCAGaatctgcccccagccccaggtgaAGAGCAGGACGCACTGTATGTCAACG tttgTTACCAGAATGAGAAGGATGAAGGCATTATCTACTCGGAGGTGTGTGTAGTCCAAAATAACAACAGAG CCTGGCCTTCAGAGTCAACTTCTGAGGCAGAG GTCCAGTCCATGTCCACAATATACCAGGACCCTCCCAGGAGCCTCTGA
- the FCRL6 gene encoding Fc receptor-like protein 6 isoform X4, with product MMLWVAVLLSAPCVGNRALLTLQARPHLVFEGDALTLRCQGRKHAVLSHVRFYKDGSYLPSSEERPSLTLGTATAASSGRYSCTAQVTYVLYVGTQTSETIMVQVRALFPPPVLSTIPFSGPRVGSPLTLRCRTQLLAQRPASSLLFSFYKGGQALTGWGPHPELYIPEVRAEHSGCYRCKAALRAGLFQKDSPLLEIRVWGPDPVSRPVLTLRPPHASLTVGHMVELRCEAKRGTPPILYTFYLDGRILGNRSAPRGGAISFLFPMMSEQDAGNYSCQAENSISKESSKPETLCLDGPQVPSAPPSSNRLAPWLSAVLLGVAVTAAALLRYFTPWRKNASRSPPSSLLSKGPQQIVPSHLLGPLPAQNLPPAPGEEQDALYVNAWPSESTSEAEVQSMSTIYQDPPRSL from the exons ATGATGCTCTGGGTGGCAGTGCTGCTGTCCG CTCCCTGTGTTGGGAACAGAG CCTTGCTGACCCTCCAAGCCCGGCCGCACCTGGTGTTTGAAGGAGATGCCCTGACCCTGCGATGCCAGGGAAGGAAGCATGCGGTCCTGTCCCACGTGAGGTTTTACAAAGACGGAAGTTACCTCCCATCTTCTGAGGAACGCCCTTCTCTGACCCTGGGGACAGCCACAGCAGCAAGCAGTGGCCGGTACAGCTGCACAGCACAGGTGACCTATGTCCTGTACGTGGGCACACAAACCTCAGAGACTATCATGGTTCAAGTCCGAG CGCTGTTCCCCCCTCCTGTGCTGAGCACCATCCCCTTTTCTGGACCCCGTGTGGGGAGCCCGCTGACCCTGAGATGCCGGACACAGCTGCTCGCCCAGAGACCGGCCTCCTCGCTCCTCTTCTCCTTCTACAAAGGTGGTCAGGCCTTGACGGGCTGGGGCCCCCACCCAGAACTCTATATCCCAGAAGTCCGGGCGGAACACTCTGGGTGTTACAGGTGTAAGGCCGCCCTTAGGGCTGGGCTGTTCCAGAAGGACAGCCCCCTGCTGGAGATCAGGGTGTGGG GCCCAGATCCTGTGTCCCGCCCTGTGCTCACCCTGAGACCGCCGCATGCCAGCCTCACTGTGGGGCACATGGTGGAGCTCCGCTGTGAGGCCAAGAGGGGCACCCCTCCAATCCTGTACACGTTCTACCTGGACGGGAGGATCCTGGGGAACCGCTCCGCTCCCCGTGGAggtgccatctccttcctcttcccaaTGATGTCGGAGCAGGATGCGGGGAACTACTCCTGCCAGGCAGAGAACAGCATCTCCAAAGAGTCAAGCAAGCCAGAGACACTCTGCCTGGATG GTCCTCAGGTCCCGTCTGCACCCCCAAGCAGCAACAGGCTGGCTCCTTGGCTGTCTGCAGTCCTGCTGGGCGTGGCGGTCACCGCCGCTGCACTTCTGCGCTATTTCACACCGTGGAGAAAAAACG CCTCTCGGTCCCCACCATCCAGCCTGCTCTCCAAGGGACCTCAGCAAATTGTGCCTTCGCATCTCCTAGGGCCCCTGCCAGCCCAGaatctgcccccagccccaggtgaAGAGCAGGACGCACTGTATGTCAACG CCTGGCCTTCAGAGTCAACTTCTGAGGCAGAG GTCCAGTCCATGTCCACAATATACCAGGACCCTCCCAGGAGCCTCTGA
- the FCRL6 gene encoding Fc receptor-like protein 6 isoform X1, which translates to MMLWVAVLLSAPCVGNRALLTLQARPHLVFEGDALTLRCQGRKHAVLSHVRFYKDGSYLPSSEERPSLTLGTATAASSGRYSCTAQVTYVLYVGTQTSETIMVQVRALFPPPVLSTIPFSGPRVGSPLTLRCRTQLLAQRPASSLLFSFYKGGQALTGWGPHPELYIPEVRAEHSGCYRCKAALRAGLFQKDSPLLEIRVWGPDPVSRPVLTLRPPHASLTVGHMVELRCEAKRGTPPILYTFYLDGRILGNRSAPRGGAISFLFPMMSEQDAGNYSCQAENSISKESSKPETLCLDGPQVPSAPPSSNRLAPWLSAVLLGVAVTAAALLRYFTPWRKNASRSPPSSLLSKGPQQIVPSHLLGPLPAQNLPPAPGEEQDALYVNVCYQNEKDEGIIYSEVCVVQNNNRAWPSESTSEAEVQSMSTIYQDPPRSL; encoded by the exons ATGATGCTCTGGGTGGCAGTGCTGCTGTCCG CTCCCTGTGTTGGGAACAGAG CCTTGCTGACCCTCCAAGCCCGGCCGCACCTGGTGTTTGAAGGAGATGCCCTGACCCTGCGATGCCAGGGAAGGAAGCATGCGGTCCTGTCCCACGTGAGGTTTTACAAAGACGGAAGTTACCTCCCATCTTCTGAGGAACGCCCTTCTCTGACCCTGGGGACAGCCACAGCAGCAAGCAGTGGCCGGTACAGCTGCACAGCACAGGTGACCTATGTCCTGTACGTGGGCACACAAACCTCAGAGACTATCATGGTTCAAGTCCGAG CGCTGTTCCCCCCTCCTGTGCTGAGCACCATCCCCTTTTCTGGACCCCGTGTGGGGAGCCCGCTGACCCTGAGATGCCGGACACAGCTGCTCGCCCAGAGACCGGCCTCCTCGCTCCTCTTCTCCTTCTACAAAGGTGGTCAGGCCTTGACGGGCTGGGGCCCCCACCCAGAACTCTATATCCCAGAAGTCCGGGCGGAACACTCTGGGTGTTACAGGTGTAAGGCCGCCCTTAGGGCTGGGCTGTTCCAGAAGGACAGCCCCCTGCTGGAGATCAGGGTGTGGG GCCCAGATCCTGTGTCCCGCCCTGTGCTCACCCTGAGACCGCCGCATGCCAGCCTCACTGTGGGGCACATGGTGGAGCTCCGCTGTGAGGCCAAGAGGGGCACCCCTCCAATCCTGTACACGTTCTACCTGGACGGGAGGATCCTGGGGAACCGCTCCGCTCCCCGTGGAggtgccatctccttcctcttcccaaTGATGTCGGAGCAGGATGCGGGGAACTACTCCTGCCAGGCAGAGAACAGCATCTCCAAAGAGTCAAGCAAGCCAGAGACACTCTGCCTGGATG GTCCTCAGGTCCCGTCTGCACCCCCAAGCAGCAACAGGCTGGCTCCTTGGCTGTCTGCAGTCCTGCTGGGCGTGGCGGTCACCGCCGCTGCACTTCTGCGCTATTTCACACCGTGGAGAAAAAACG CCTCTCGGTCCCCACCATCCAGCCTGCTCTCCAAGGGACCTCAGCAAATTGTGCCTTCGCATCTCCTAGGGCCCCTGCCAGCCCAGaatctgcccccagccccaggtgaAGAGCAGGACGCACTGTATGTCAACG tttgTTACCAGAATGAGAAGGATGAAGGCATTATCTACTCGGAGGTGTGTGTAGTCCAAAATAACAACAGAG CCTGGCCTTCAGAGTCAACTTCTGAGGCAGAG GTCCAGTCCATGTCCACAATATACCAGGACCCTCCCAGGAGCCTCTGA
- the FCRL6 gene encoding Fc receptor-like protein 6 isoform X7: MMLWVAVLLSAPCVGNRATAASSGRYSCTAQVTYVLYVGTQTSETIMVQVRALFPPPVLSTIPFSGPRVGSPLTLRCRTQLLAQRPASSLLFSFYKGGQALTGWGPHPELYIPEVRAEHSGCYRCKAALRAGLFQKDSPLLEIRVWGPDPVSRPVLTLRPPHASLTVGHMVELRCEAKRGTPPILYTFYLDGRILGNRSAPRGGAISFLFPMMSEQDAGNYSCQAENSISKESSKPETLCLDGPQVPSAPPSSNRLAPWLSAVLLGVAVTAAALLRYFTPWRKNASRSPPSSLLSKGPQQIVPSHLLGPLPAQNLPPAPGEEQDALYVNVCYQNEKDEGIIYSEVCVVQNNNRAWPSESTSEAEVQSMSTIYQDPPRSL, from the exons ATGATGCTCTGGGTGGCAGTGCTGCTGTCCG CTCCCTGTGTTGGGAACAGAG CCACAGCAGCAAGCAGTGGCCGGTACAGCTGCACAGCACAGGTGACCTATGTCCTGTACGTGGGCACACAAACCTCAGAGACTATCATGGTTCAAGTCCGAG CGCTGTTCCCCCCTCCTGTGCTGAGCACCATCCCCTTTTCTGGACCCCGTGTGGGGAGCCCGCTGACCCTGAGATGCCGGACACAGCTGCTCGCCCAGAGACCGGCCTCCTCGCTCCTCTTCTCCTTCTACAAAGGTGGTCAGGCCTTGACGGGCTGGGGCCCCCACCCAGAACTCTATATCCCAGAAGTCCGGGCGGAACACTCTGGGTGTTACAGGTGTAAGGCCGCCCTTAGGGCTGGGCTGTTCCAGAAGGACAGCCCCCTGCTGGAGATCAGGGTGTGGG GCCCAGATCCTGTGTCCCGCCCTGTGCTCACCCTGAGACCGCCGCATGCCAGCCTCACTGTGGGGCACATGGTGGAGCTCCGCTGTGAGGCCAAGAGGGGCACCCCTCCAATCCTGTACACGTTCTACCTGGACGGGAGGATCCTGGGGAACCGCTCCGCTCCCCGTGGAggtgccatctccttcctcttcccaaTGATGTCGGAGCAGGATGCGGGGAACTACTCCTGCCAGGCAGAGAACAGCATCTCCAAAGAGTCAAGCAAGCCAGAGACACTCTGCCTGGATG GTCCTCAGGTCCCGTCTGCACCCCCAAGCAGCAACAGGCTGGCTCCTTGGCTGTCTGCAGTCCTGCTGGGCGTGGCGGTCACCGCCGCTGCACTTCTGCGCTATTTCACACCGTGGAGAAAAAACG CCTCTCGGTCCCCACCATCCAGCCTGCTCTCCAAGGGACCTCAGCAAATTGTGCCTTCGCATCTCCTAGGGCCCCTGCCAGCCCAGaatctgcccccagccccaggtgaAGAGCAGGACGCACTGTATGTCAACG tttgTTACCAGAATGAGAAGGATGAAGGCATTATCTACTCGGAGGTGTGTGTAGTCCAAAATAACAACAGAG CCTGGCCTTCAGAGTCAACTTCTGAGGCAGAG GTCCAGTCCATGTCCACAATATACCAGGACCCTCCCAGGAGCCTCTGA
- the FCRL6 gene encoding Fc receptor-like protein 6 isoform X6 encodes MMLWVAVLLSAPCVGNRALLTLQARPHLVFEGDALTLRCQGRKHAVLSHVRFYKDGSYLPSSEERPSLTLGTATAASSGRYSCTAQVTYVLYVGTQTSETIMVQVRALFPPPVLSTIPFSGPRVGSPLTLRCRTQLLAQRPASSLLFSFYKGGQALTGWGPHPELYIPEVRAEHSGCYRCKAALRAGLFQKDSPLLEIRVWGPDPVSRPVLTLRPPHASLTVGHMVELRCEAKRGTPPILYTFYLDGRILGNRSAPRGGAISFLFPMMSEQDAGNYSCQAENSISKESSKPETLCLDGPQVPSAPPSSNRLAPWLSAVLLGVAVTAAALLRYFTPWRKNGPLPAQNLPPAPGEEQDALYVNAWPSESTSEAEVQSMSTIYQDPPRSL; translated from the exons ATGATGCTCTGGGTGGCAGTGCTGCTGTCCG CTCCCTGTGTTGGGAACAGAG CCTTGCTGACCCTCCAAGCCCGGCCGCACCTGGTGTTTGAAGGAGATGCCCTGACCCTGCGATGCCAGGGAAGGAAGCATGCGGTCCTGTCCCACGTGAGGTTTTACAAAGACGGAAGTTACCTCCCATCTTCTGAGGAACGCCCTTCTCTGACCCTGGGGACAGCCACAGCAGCAAGCAGTGGCCGGTACAGCTGCACAGCACAGGTGACCTATGTCCTGTACGTGGGCACACAAACCTCAGAGACTATCATGGTTCAAGTCCGAG CGCTGTTCCCCCCTCCTGTGCTGAGCACCATCCCCTTTTCTGGACCCCGTGTGGGGAGCCCGCTGACCCTGAGATGCCGGACACAGCTGCTCGCCCAGAGACCGGCCTCCTCGCTCCTCTTCTCCTTCTACAAAGGTGGTCAGGCCTTGACGGGCTGGGGCCCCCACCCAGAACTCTATATCCCAGAAGTCCGGGCGGAACACTCTGGGTGTTACAGGTGTAAGGCCGCCCTTAGGGCTGGGCTGTTCCAGAAGGACAGCCCCCTGCTGGAGATCAGGGTGTGGG GCCCAGATCCTGTGTCCCGCCCTGTGCTCACCCTGAGACCGCCGCATGCCAGCCTCACTGTGGGGCACATGGTGGAGCTCCGCTGTGAGGCCAAGAGGGGCACCCCTCCAATCCTGTACACGTTCTACCTGGACGGGAGGATCCTGGGGAACCGCTCCGCTCCCCGTGGAggtgccatctccttcctcttcccaaTGATGTCGGAGCAGGATGCGGGGAACTACTCCTGCCAGGCAGAGAACAGCATCTCCAAAGAGTCAAGCAAGCCAGAGACACTCTGCCTGGATG GTCCTCAGGTCCCGTCTGCACCCCCAAGCAGCAACAGGCTGGCTCCTTGGCTGTCTGCAGTCCTGCTGGGCGTGGCGGTCACCGCCGCTGCACTTCTGCGCTATTTCACACCGTGGAGAAAAAACG GGCCCCTGCCAGCCCAGaatctgcccccagccccaggtgaAGAGCAGGACGCACTGTATGTCAACG CCTGGCCTTCAGAGTCAACTTCTGAGGCAGAG GTCCAGTCCATGTCCACAATATACCAGGACCCTCCCAGGAGCCTCTGA
- the FCRL6 gene encoding Fc receptor-like protein 6 isoform X3 → MMLWVAVLLSAPCVGNRALLTLQARPHLVFEGDALTLRCQGRKHAVLSHVRFYKDGSYLPSSEERPSLTLGTATAASSGRYSCTAQVTYVLYVGTQTSETIMVQVRALFPPPVLSTIPFSGPRVGSPLTLRCRTQLLAQRPASSLLFSFYKGGQALTGWGPHPELYIPEVRAEHSGCYRCKAALRAGLFQKDSPLLEIRVWGPDPVSRPVLTLRPPHASLTVGHMVELRCEAKRGTPPILYTFYLDGRILGNRSAPRGGAISFLFPMMSEQDAGNYSCQAENSISKESSKPETLCLDGPQVPSAPPSSNRLAPWLSAVLLGVAVTAAALLRYFTPWRKNGPLPAQNLPPAPGEEQDALYVNVCYQNEKDEGIIYSEVCVVQNNNRAWPSESTSEAEVQSMSTIYQDPPRSL, encoded by the exons ATGATGCTCTGGGTGGCAGTGCTGCTGTCCG CTCCCTGTGTTGGGAACAGAG CCTTGCTGACCCTCCAAGCCCGGCCGCACCTGGTGTTTGAAGGAGATGCCCTGACCCTGCGATGCCAGGGAAGGAAGCATGCGGTCCTGTCCCACGTGAGGTTTTACAAAGACGGAAGTTACCTCCCATCTTCTGAGGAACGCCCTTCTCTGACCCTGGGGACAGCCACAGCAGCAAGCAGTGGCCGGTACAGCTGCACAGCACAGGTGACCTATGTCCTGTACGTGGGCACACAAACCTCAGAGACTATCATGGTTCAAGTCCGAG CGCTGTTCCCCCCTCCTGTGCTGAGCACCATCCCCTTTTCTGGACCCCGTGTGGGGAGCCCGCTGACCCTGAGATGCCGGACACAGCTGCTCGCCCAGAGACCGGCCTCCTCGCTCCTCTTCTCCTTCTACAAAGGTGGTCAGGCCTTGACGGGCTGGGGCCCCCACCCAGAACTCTATATCCCAGAAGTCCGGGCGGAACACTCTGGGTGTTACAGGTGTAAGGCCGCCCTTAGGGCTGGGCTGTTCCAGAAGGACAGCCCCCTGCTGGAGATCAGGGTGTGGG GCCCAGATCCTGTGTCCCGCCCTGTGCTCACCCTGAGACCGCCGCATGCCAGCCTCACTGTGGGGCACATGGTGGAGCTCCGCTGTGAGGCCAAGAGGGGCACCCCTCCAATCCTGTACACGTTCTACCTGGACGGGAGGATCCTGGGGAACCGCTCCGCTCCCCGTGGAggtgccatctccttcctcttcccaaTGATGTCGGAGCAGGATGCGGGGAACTACTCCTGCCAGGCAGAGAACAGCATCTCCAAAGAGTCAAGCAAGCCAGAGACACTCTGCCTGGATG GTCCTCAGGTCCCGTCTGCACCCCCAAGCAGCAACAGGCTGGCTCCTTGGCTGTCTGCAGTCCTGCTGGGCGTGGCGGTCACCGCCGCTGCACTTCTGCGCTATTTCACACCGTGGAGAAAAAACG GGCCCCTGCCAGCCCAGaatctgcccccagccccaggtgaAGAGCAGGACGCACTGTATGTCAACG tttgTTACCAGAATGAGAAGGATGAAGGCATTATCTACTCGGAGGTGTGTGTAGTCCAAAATAACAACAGAG CCTGGCCTTCAGAGTCAACTTCTGAGGCAGAG GTCCAGTCCATGTCCACAATATACCAGGACCCTCCCAGGAGCCTCTGA